The following DNA comes from Kitasatospora sp. NBC_01287.
GACCGCGTGGAGGACCGAACCCACCAGGGTTGAAAACCTGGGGGATGACCTGTGGTTAGGGGTGAAAGGCCAATCAAACTCCGTGATAGCTGGTTCTCCCCGAAATGCATTTAGGTGCAGCGTCACGTGTTTCTTGCCGGAGGTAGAGCACTGGATAGGCGATGGGCCTCACCGGGTTACTGACCTTAGCCAAACTCCGAATGCCGGTAAGTGAGAGCGTGGCAGTGAGACTGTGGGGGATAAGCTCCATGGTCGAGAGGGAAACAGCCCAGAACACCGACTAAGGTCCCTAAGCGTGTGCTAAGTGGGAAAGGATGTGGAGTCGCAGAGACAACCAGGAGGTTGGCTTAGAAGCAGCCACCCTTGAAAGAGTGCGTAATAGCTCACTGGTCAAGTGATTCCGCGCCGACAATGTAGCGGGGCTCAAGCACACCACCGAAGTCGTGTCATTCACAGAATACGTCCAACGGCGCTGTGGATGGGTAGGGGAGCGTCGTGTTCCGGGTGAAGCGGCCGAGGAATCGAGTCGTGGACGGGATACGAGTGAGAATGCAGGCATGAGTAGCGATACAAGAGTGGGAAACTCTTGCGCCGATTGACCAAGGGTTCCTGGGTCAAGCTGATCTGCCCAGGGTAAGTCGGGACCTAAGGCGAGGCCGACAGGCGTAGTCGATGGACAACGGGTTGATATTCCCGTACCCGCTTTGAAGCGCCAACGTCGAACCTCTGGATGCTAAAGCCGTGAAGCCGGCCTGGAGTCTTCGGACGAAGGGACGTGGTGGAGCCGCTGATCCAACAGGGTAGTAGGTGAGCGATGGGGTGACGCAGGAAGGTAGTCCAGCCCGGGCGGTGGTAGTCCCGGGGTAAGGGTGTAGGGCGTTGTGTAGGCAAATCCGCACAACTATAGCCTGAGACCTGATGCCGAGCCGATTGTGGTGAAGTGGATGATCCTATGCTGTCGAGAAAAGCCTCTAGCGAGTTTCATGGCGGCCCGTACCCCAAACCGACTCAGGTGGTCAGGTAGAGAATACCGAGGCGTTCGGGTGAACTATGGTTAAGGAACTCGGCAAAATGCCCCCGTAACTTCGGGAGAAGGGGGGCCATGTCTGGTGAGGAGACTTGCTCTCTGAGCTGGGTGTGGCCGCAGAGACCAGCGAGAAGCGACTGTTTACTAAAAACACAGGTCCGTGCGAAGCCGTAAGGCGATGTATACGGACTGACGCCTGCCCGGTGCTGGAACGTTAAGGGGACCGGTTAGCTTGGTTTCGACCAGGCGAAGCTGAGAACTTAAGCGCCAGTAAACGGCGGTGGTAACTATAACCATCCTAAGGTAGCGAAATTCCTTGTCGGGTAAGTTCCGACCTGCACGAATGGCGTAACGACTTCTCGACTGTCTCAACCATAGGCCCGGTGAAATTGCATTACGAGTAAAGATGCTCGTTTCGCGCAGCAGGACGGAAAGACCCCGGGACCTTTACTATAGCTTGATATTGGTGTTCGGTTCGGCTTGTGTAGGATAGGTGGGAGACTTTGAAGCGGCAACGCCAGTTGTCGTGGAGTCGACGTTGAAATACCACTCTGGTCGTGCTGGATGTCTAACCTGGGTCCGTGATCCGGATCAGGGACAGTGTCTGGTGGGTAGTTTAACTGGGGCGGTTGCCTCCTAAAGAGTAACGGAGGCGCCCAAAGGTTCCCTCAGCCTGGTTGGCAATCAGGTGTTGAGTGTAAGTGCACAAGGGAGCTTGACTGTGAGACCGACGGGTCGAGCAGGTGCGAAAGCAGGGACTAGTGATCCGGCGGTGGCTTGTGGAAGCGCCGTCGCTCAACGGATAAAAGGTACCCCGGGGATAACAGGCTGATCTTCCCCAAGAGTCCATATCGACGGGATGGTTTGGCACCTCGATGTCGGCTCGTCGCATCCTGGGGCTGGAGTAGGTCCCAAGGGTTGGGCTGTTCGCCCATTAAAGCGGTACGCGAGCTGGGTTTAGAACGTCGTGAGACAGTTCGGTCCCTATCCGCTGTGCGCGTAGGAGTGTTGAGAAGGGCTGTCCCTAGTACGAGAGGACCGGGACGGACGAACCTCTGGTGTGCCAGTTGTCCTGCCAAGGGCATGGCTGGTTGGCTACGTTCGGGAGGGATAACCGCTGAAAGCATCTAAGCGGGAAGCCTGCTTCGAGATGAGCACTCCCACCTCCTTGAGAGGGTAAGGCTCCCAGTAGACGACTGGGTTGATAGGCCGGATGTGGAAGCCCAGTAATGGGTGGAGCTGACCGGTACTAATAGGCCGAGGGCTTGTCCTCAGTTGCTCGCGTCCACTGTGTTGTTCTGAAACAACGACCCCACACCGTTGGTCACGGGTGTGGTGCGGCCGATAGTTTCATAGTGTTTCGGTGGTCATAGCGTGAGGGAAACGCCCGGTTACATTCCGAACCCGGAAGCTAAGCCTTACAGCGCCGATGGTACTGCAGGGGGGACCCTGTGGGAGAGTAGGACGCCGCCGAACAATCATTCAGGAGAAGCCCCCAGCCTTTCGGCTGGGGGCTTCTTCGCGTTCACGGCCTGGTCGGGGGCGACGGTATCGGCCGTTACGATCGACCTATGGCACGCCCCGGCCCCAAGGCCCGCCCCGAACCCCAACCGCGTCCCGAGCCGTTCGGCTTGGCCACCGACCCCTTCACCATGGAGACCTCGCACGAGGTCGCCGCGATGTACCTGGCGCCACCCGAGCGGGTACTGGTGCTGCGGGTGGACGCGGACACGATGCTCCGTCCCAAGCTCCGTGAGGAGCTGCGGGAGCGGAGCGAGGAGCCGCTGCCGGCGTCCGTCGAGGGGCTGCTCGCGAGCCTGGGGAGCACCCGTGAGCAGGTGCTCGGCACGCTGCACCGGCGGCGGCGCGGGGTGGAGTTCCGCCGCTTCCTGTCACAGCTGGAGCGGGATCTGCCGGAGAGCGGCGAGCTGCACCTGATCTGCGACAACTACTTCACCCACAAGTCCCCGACGGTGGTGAACTGGCTGCGCGCCCACCCGCGGGTGACGATGCACTTCGCGCCCAGCGAGGAAGCCTGGCTGGCTCATGTCGAGCGGTGGTTCGCCTACCAGGCGGCGCGCGAGGCGTTCCACGGGGACAAGTCGTCCGCGACCGCGCTCTCGCAGGGGATCACGGAGTGGCTGACGGCGGTGGCGGAGCTGACCGAGGAGAGCGACGCGGCGACCGCGCACGTCTGGGTCAAGCCGCAGCACGACTGATCCGCACCGGCACCAGCAGTACGGGTGCCTGCGGGAGCCTGGCCGGCCTGGGCTAGAGCAGCCCGGCCGCCTTCAGGGCCAGGTAGGCGTCGGCGAGTGCCGGAGGCAGCGCGGTCGGCGGGGCGTCGAGGACGGTGGCACCGAGCCGGGTGAGCCGGTCGGCGACCGCGCGGCGGTCGGCCCGGGTCTGCTCGGCGGCCGCCGCGCCGTAGACGGCGGGCAGGGTGCCGCGGCCCGCGGCCAGCTCGGTCAGCCGCGGATCGGCCACGGCGGCGATCACCACCTGGTGCCGCTTGGTGAGTTGGGGCAGCAGTGGCAGCAGGCTGTCCTCGGCGGGACCGGCGTCCAGGCCGGTGAGCAGGACGATCAGTGAGCGGCGCGGGGCGAGCCGCAGGACTGTCGCGGTGAGCGCCCGCAGGTCGGTCTCGACCAGGGCCGGTTCCAGCAGAGCCATCGCGTGGGTGACGGCGGGCAGTACGTCGGTGGCGGATCGGCCCAGCACCGTGCCGCGCGGTCGCAGGTCGTGGGCGAGCAGGTCCACGCGGTCGCCGGCCTTGGTGGCCAGCGCGGTGAGCAGCAGCGCCGCGTCCAGGGCGGCGTCCAGCCGAGGGGCGTCGCCGACCCGGCCGGCCGAGGTGCGGCCGGTGTCGAGCACGATCAGGATGTGCCGGTCGCGCTCGGGCCGCCAGGTGCGCACGGCGACCGTGTTGCGGCGCGCGCTGGCCCGCCAGTCGATCGAGCGCACGTCGTCGCCCGGCAGGTACTCGCGCAGGCTGTCGAACTCGGTGCCCTGGCCGCGGGTCAGTAGCGAGGTACGGCCGTCCAGTTCGCGCAGCCGGGCCAGCCGCGAGGGCAGGTGCTTGCGGCTGGTGAAGGGCGGCAGCGCGCGCAGGGTCCACGGGACCTGGCGCGAGCCCTGACGCCCCGCCAGGCCGAGCGGGCCGTGCGAGCGGACCGTCACCCGGTGGGCCTGGTGGTCACCGCGCCGGGTGGGGCGCAGTTCGGTGGTGATCCTGCGGCGTTCGCCGGGTGGCACGCGCAGGGTGTGCCGGGAGGCCGCCAGCTCGGTGCCCGGCTGGAAGGCGGAGGGTGGCCAGGCGTCCCGCAGTCCGGCCCGCAGCGACCGGCCGGACGGATTGACGACGGTCAGCGTGATGGTGGCGGGCTCGCCGAGGCGCACCGAGCTGTCGCCCGCGCGTTCCAGCCGCAGGCGGCGGACGGGGGCGGCGAGCAGCAGGTCGACCAGGACCCCGAGCAGCAGGGCGCCGCTGACGGCAGCGATCCCGGTCCACGAGGGCAGCAGGAGCCCGACCACCAGGCTGCCGAGGGCGGCGAGGAGGGCGGTACGGCCGGTGAGGGCCACGGTGGACTCCTAAAGGACGCGGTGGATCTGGCGGCGGCGGGACCGGGCGCGGTCTCGCCGCGCTTCCCGGCCTGGGTTCAGCGGGGAGCCGGCGTCTGGGCGAGTACGGCCTGGATGACCGTGTCGGCGGTGACCCCCTCCATCTCGGCCTCGGCACGCAGCTGGACCCGGTGCCGCAGGGTCGGCAGGGCCAGCGCCTTCACGTCGTCCGGGGTGACGTAGTCGCGTCCGGCCAGCCAGGCCCAGGCCCGGGAGGTGTTGAGCAGGGCGGTCGCGCCTCGCGGGGAGACGCCCAGCGAGAGCGAGGGCGACTGCCGGGTGGCCCGGCAGAGGTCGACGATGTAGGCGAGCACCTCGGGGGAGACGGTGAGCCGGGCGATCGCGGCGCGGGCGGCGGCCAGGTCGGCGGGGCCGGCCACCGGGCGCACCCCGGCCGCGTGCAGGTCGCGCGGGTCGAACCCGGCGGCGTGCCGGCTGAGGACCTGGAACTCCTGCTCGCGGTCGGGCAGCGGCAGCACCAGCTTCAGCAGGAAGCGGTCGAGCTGGGCCTCGGGCAGCGGGTAGGTGCCCTCGTACTCCAGCGGGTTCTGGGTCGCGGCGACGAGGAACGGCTCGGGCAGCGCGCGCGGCTCGCCGTCGACCGTGACCTGGTGCTCCTCCATCGCCTCCAGCAGCGAGGCCTGGGTCTTGGGCGGGGTGCGGTTGATCTCGTCGGCCAGCAGCAGGTTGGTGAAGACCGGACCGGGCTGGAAGGAGAACTCGGCGGTGCGGGCGTCGTAGACCAGCGAGCCGGTGACATCGCCGGGCATCAGGTCGGGGGTGAACTGGATCCGCTTGGTCCCCAGGCTGAGCGCGGTCGACAGCGTGCGGACCAGCAGTGTCTTCGCCACGCCGGGGACGCCTTCGAGCAGTACGTGGCCGCCGCAGAGCAGCGCGACCACCAGTCCGGTGACGGCGGCGTCCTGGCCGACCACGGCCTTGCCGATCTCGGCGCGCAGGGCGCCCAGCGCCTGCCGGGGGTCGGGCGCGGGGGCGGCCCGCTCGGCGAGCTGGTCGAGGGCGGTCTGGTCGGTCACGGCTGTCGTACCTGCCTTTCCAGGGCATCGAGGTCGTCGGCGAGCCGCAGTAGCGCGGCGTCGTCGGTGGGTGGTGGGCCGTAGAGCAGGCCGTGGAGCTCGCCGGGCGGGCGGCGGCTGTCGTCCCACGGCCCGGTGGCGGCCCTGGTGGCGGCCTCGCCGGCAGGCCCGGTGGTGGCCGGCCGCTCCGTGCCGAGCCGGTCGCCGAGAGCGGCGAGCAGCGC
Coding sequences within:
- a CDS encoding transposase, with the protein product MARPGPKARPEPQPRPEPFGLATDPFTMETSHEVAAMYLAPPERVLVLRVDADTMLRPKLREELRERSEEPLPASVEGLLASLGSTREQVLGTLHRRRRGVEFRRFLSQLERDLPESGELHLICDNYFTHKSPTVVNWLRAHPRVTMHFAPSEEAWLAHVERWFAYQAAREAFHGDKSSATALSQGITEWLTAVAELTEESDAATAHVWVKPQHD
- a CDS encoding MoxR family ATPase; its protein translation is MGALRAEIGKAVVGQDAAVTGLVVALLCGGHVLLEGVPGVAKTLLVRTLSTALSLGTKRIQFTPDLMPGDVTGSLVYDARTAEFSFQPGPVFTNLLLADEINRTPPKTQASLLEAMEEHQVTVDGEPRALPEPFLVAATQNPLEYEGTYPLPEAQLDRFLLKLVLPLPDREQEFQVLSRHAAGFDPRDLHAAGVRPVAGPADLAAARAAIARLTVSPEVLAYIVDLCRATRQSPSLSLGVSPRGATALLNTSRAWAWLAGRDYVTPDDVKALALPTLRHRVQLRAEAEMEGVTADTVIQAVLAQTPAPR
- a CDS encoding DUF58 domain-containing protein, translating into MALTGRTALLAALGSLVVGLLLPSWTGIAAVSGALLLGVLVDLLLAAPVRRLRLERAGDSSVRLGEPATITLTVVNPSGRSLRAGLRDAWPPSAFQPGTELAASRHTLRVPPGERRRITTELRPTRRGDHQAHRVTVRSHGPLGLAGRQGSRQVPWTLRALPPFTSRKHLPSRLARLRELDGRTSLLTRGQGTEFDSLREYLPGDDVRSIDWRASARRNTVAVRTWRPERDRHILIVLDTGRTSAGRVGDAPRLDAALDAALLLTALATKAGDRVDLLAHDLRPRGTVLGRSATDVLPAVTHAMALLEPALVETDLRALTATVLRLAPRRSLIVLLTGLDAGPAEDSLLPLLPQLTKRHQVVIAAVADPRLTELAAGRGTLPAVYGAAAAEQTRADRRAVADRLTRLGATVLDAPPTALPPALADAYLALKAAGLL